From Branchiostoma lanceolatum isolate klBraLanc5 chromosome 16, klBraLanc5.hap2, whole genome shotgun sequence:
ATTGGttcaacaaaattttgaaattcaccTTTCCAGCGAGCTGACACACGCGGTGACCTGTGCGGACAGAGAGACCTGCACCACTCCTAGCACGATCGCCACGTTACTCGCCACTAACAGGCAGATTGCCTGGGCATGAAATAAACAATGATATAACCGATTACACCTTAAAATACACATGTTAGAACCACATGGAGAAAAGCTTTGGACCCACGGAAGTGactaattgtggatccaaataaAGTTGAAAGTTGTTAGGAGATGTCCATGGACTATTTGGATGATattcataacgttacatcaaatatatatatcaaatcgTAGTAAGAAATATGTGCTTGTAAAGATTTATCAAATTATCCCAATGAGTTTGTAATAATGTTTATCCTTTATAGAGATATATTTGTATCTCCGTATCTGTATATTGATATCGAGAATCCGTTTTGAATGTAGAACAGCTCTTCTGAATACTCGATgggttttgttttgaaaaggtAAGTCGCAATCCACGACACCAAAGGCACACACAGGAGTGCATGCGTTAGGTTGGAACAAATATGAAGCGATGTTACTTTAGCTGCTTTCAAATCAATGCCGGCGTACTTAATGCGTTCATTTGTCGTGCGAGTAGACTTACTTTTGGTTTGTCTCCGCAGTCCCTACATGTAGCGAAGATCCACACGCCTCCGACAGACAGTTCCTGGAGAAAGAAAGGATTAAACTTATCATAACCACACAAGCAAAATCATAGAAAGACACGTCCGAGAGTGAACGAGAAagggagaaagggagagagagagagagagagaagcgagagagagagagagagagagagaaagagaaagagagagacacagagagagagagagagaagagagacacagagagagagagagaaagagagagagagaagcgagagacagagagagagaagcgagagagagagagagagagagagatagagacagagagagagagagggggagagaagaaagacacagagagagagagagaagcgacagagagagggggagagaagaaagacagagagagagagagagagaagcgacagagagagagagaagcgacagagagagagagagagaagcgacagagagagagagagaagcgacagagagagagagagagacagacagacatagagcCAGATGGAGAgacagatggagagagagagacagacagacaggcagatagacagacaggcagatagacagacagacgacAGACAGGCAAGCCTATAGAAACGCTTCACTCCTTTCAATTGACTAAAGTATCAAACTCTTTAGTTTCCACTCACAATGACCCCTCCCCAGATGGGCGTGGCGTCCGACAGCTCGTACAGTTTGAGCTCCACGATGCCGACCACGAGTTCCAGCAGTCCCAGCCCCACGTGCAGACCCGCCAGCAGGTTGATGAACTCTGTCGGCCGGCACATGTCTGGCTTCTGGCGGAAGGAAGGCCTGGGCATATAGacctaaaaaaaaatattaaatggTGTTGCTAAGGTGTAATATCCGCGGTACCGAAGTACGAAAAAATGGAACAGCTCCgccaatacacctttctcacgcggcggacatgatagaatgaagacgaggccaatgtggcaaagaagcaaaaataatgaacagatttagttttcctcctaaatcacattaagttttaaaatataatatccaagtatcaatattataactaatgtaatgcacaaaaacGATGCAGAAacttagagcttcgttgaccgatcccatagtccccgccctcctccgtcaaaacgtacaaatgcaaaataaaaacatagaaatgcaaatatctgTCGGTcttgcagccacttcctcattggccgattctctaattatcaggtaatcattggctaaacagctaattgtgattgacagttaggatcggtctaatgtttgccacaagggcctcgttttcattctatcatgtcgaCCGTGTGAGAAAGGTCTATGACAATGCAATGCATATATGGCCTCCgccggtcagtattgaccatggtaaaatcctaatgcacaacagccctacagcttcgactatggctaaacagccctatacgagaatgtcagtctctgccacaaaaatcacatctgtaagctgactcagttctgttgcaaagctcttggTGAGAATGCAATGGTGTTACTGAAATATACGTGATGCTATGTAAATCTATAGCACGATATGTGAGGACACTGCCAATTGCATTTATGTTTCTTTCGTCGTGATAGCACTGATATCCCATTCTCCCTTTTGTTCTAGCGTGCAAAGAACTGTATGTTACCTTTGTTCTAATTAAACAATTCGATCGGGTCAATAAACATATTATACGGTAACTTAATGACTACGAAACCCAAGATGAAAGTAACAATGATGGCCAATAGATTAAACCGATAAGAGTTTAGGGATGAGAAAGGAATACGAAGATATATATATTGGTATCATTTTTAGATTCTGAAAAGATATAGAAGATTCATACATCAATTATGCAGTGGTATCCTTTCGGGGTTTAAAAGATTTTTGTTTCGATTTCTCCGAATATTtctgatagatagatatatggTACATTGCTTGCAAATTCCTGGACATTACGACAAACAACACTAAAGGGACAAGTCACAGTATCAAATAATACACTACGCAGGAATTATATCACTCATATGCATATTATCCAGTCATAGTCTAAGTCATCGAAAGGAAGGTTATTTTTTCCAGTAAGTAATATAATTAAAACAACTAATTAACAGAGTTCTGTCATAAAATTGAGCAAAAGCTGGattaaattcaaaatggcgacgCACGCCTGTACCACTATGCGGTTTCTCTCTGATTCTTTTATGACACATTAATAATTCAGAGAAGGTTATCGAATAATAGGGAACAGCTTTATAGTAGTAGAAATTTGATAATATATATTCTATTTTTCTCATTAATGTTAGTAACATTTACACTGGAACAATGTGTAGGTTAAAATATGGCTTATAAATTACACAAATTCAACTTCCTATAACAAACTAATGTTACGCAATGTGATAAATTTGATGTAGATATTAATACAAAGGGTCAAATCACGTTCGACAGGTatcaatttgaaaccctatttCATAAGCATTTTGAAAATGTGCTATCACTATTTGTTTTTGTAGGCACTGCAAGGATAGCGATTTTTACGGAATGAGAAAACACTTCTTAAAATGCACTAAAAAAGGAGGCTGCAATATAGGTGGATATTTGTATGCCACATAAACATAATGCAAAGTAACTACCACTGTACATGAAACGAATTCGAACATACCTTAGTTGAGGCGACAGTTAGTTTTAGTAAGTTGGAGATTGCAGTGTGGGTCCTGAAGAAACCGACGCGAGGAGAAAGGCTACAGAAGTGTATTCTGTATGTACAAAACCCTCCAGTATATCCTGACTACATCTGCCTGACCACAGTCATAACTTGTCTACTCAGCGGTATACCAGCGTGACACAGGTGTGGAAGAGACGGAAGGCCCCTTAGGCACAGCTGGGCGTTCCTAGATATCTCTGTTACAAAGGAAAGAAACAGTGCCTATATGTCAGCTACGAAATTGCAATGACAATGAACCGGTACAAAATATAATGAGAGTAACTCAGTCTTCTTCGCATATCAATCTTCTTTTAGATCGCTTAAAgtccatacaatgtacatgaatgcaTTCAGGTTATGAAATGCACAAAATtcctttttattttcttctaTATTATATAAAACAAAAGGCACCGAGCTTGCAAGGACTTTTGCATTCAGTACCTAAAACGTCATTTCTATCCAAAGTACTATACAAGTCTTATATGTAAGCAAATTTTCATAAGTCATGTCTAAGAGCTTACCTGAACAGATTGTGGAATATTAATCCCCGACAAAAGGGCACCTAAGAGGTCTTTTcacgtcgccatggcaacggacgtGAGACTTAAATAGAGGCTGCGTGACAACAACAAAGCTCCACTCTCGGATCTTTAATTATTCAACACCCAGTAGACCCGGGCGCTAAATCTGTGACCTGGAATTTGTTCCGCCCCTAGATGACAACTGAACATGAGGATATTTCATTGCAGAGCACGTTTACTGCGACAGTGTTATAAAATGTGTCAAACGAAGGCGGTAGACCCTactaaggactttaaacactctTATATTTAAGGAAAATTACTAGAATAAGTACACCCCAAAATTATTTCTAAAAAATTCAAAGACAATTTAAATGAAATAACCGTTCTGCAATCTAAACTTTCAGTTGGTGGTCTTACCAAAAGCAAGCGTCAAAAGCTTTCGTTAAATCTGCAAAATATCTCGATCAAGTATAAAGTGCTCAATATCTCTTTCACATTGTTAGGCTCATAATTCTAGAGTAAATACGACGTTTTACGGTATGAGGGTAACATCCCTGTATGGCACCCATACAAAGGAAGATACACACAGATCCATATATCTTGTCATCACTAATAATGATCTGTCTTGTTCAAGATAGATAGCATAGTTCAGGTGACACAGTGGATAAGGTCGTTGTtcaggtacaaatgtatgtctacCTGTGTTTATACAAGCACAATACAGAGACCATGATACAAATCGGCACGTATGGAAAATATGGGAGTTTGTTTCCAGAACAGCCCGCTTAACAGTATAGTAGCATAATTTTACAACCGTTTATGTTACTTTaaaatttacagcattttgCAACACGTTACACAATTAATGACAAATTCGACATAaaattttgcatattttattgcaatgtttttatctatttagagtccattccgagtcaccgcgagggttttataataatatttgtaatcattttgaaaaatttctaataaaagaatatctgactgacaatagttctaaatttttctaaaagatcaaatacaaaaatatgaatttatttgaatttaattagataatttagaaatattttgaaagtaactgcacaaaaacctctttatttgtaatgatttctaaacatct
This genomic window contains:
- the LOC136421836 gene encoding uncharacterized protein, translated to MPRPSFRQKPDMCRPTEFINLLAGLHVGLGLLELVVGIVELKLYELSDATPIWGGVIELSVGGVWIFATCRDCGDKPKAICLLVASNVAIVLGVVQVSLSAQVTACVSSLERNTAEDALQVINLILAVFIIITSYISSNVASASVARVLVSVLRWKPFFCELCLSCLGDLRKGTLFSLL